From a region of the Cardiocondyla obscurior isolate alpha-2009 linkage group LG28, Cobs3.1, whole genome shotgun sequence genome:
- the LOC139112356 gene encoding uncharacterized protein, translating into MASSNSKNKTTLLTSLFFEISFFVLQWLTIIVLTTFAIIFFVIIDESAAILAEPQAPNFQYFERPKYRYPYYDENGKGKLLYGYGGPELYQYKTFSVLEGIH; encoded by the exons ATGGCGAGTTCTAACTct aaaaataaaacaacccTTTTAActtcattatttttcgaaatttcgttttttgttttacagtGGCTGACAATAATCGTATTAACAAcattcgcgattatttttttcgtaataatcgACGAAAGTGCGGCTATACTTGCGGAACCTCAAGCacctaattttcaatattttgaaCG GCCAAAGTATCGCTATCCTTATTATGATGAAAATGGTAAAGGAAAACTGCTCTATGGCTATGGTGGACCGGAACTATATCAGTACAAAACATTCAGTGTTCTTGAAGGAATTCATTAA
- the LOC139112331 gene encoding uncharacterized protein, protein MQERPAMCRNRTLITAMMALLLYSETISITDATIYRFLHDIIEYNLAGIPAVHEKTEWNFDPEVGKLRRIRYEQENGHFGEYAIEKLGKGIGYGGSWGKLVKV, encoded by the exons ATGCAAGAGCGACCTGCCATGTGCCGGAATCGGACATTg atcACCGCAATGATGGCATTGCTACTTTATAGTGAAACTATATCAATCACAGATGCTACAATTTACAGATTTCTGCACGATATTATTGAATACAATCTGGCAGGTATACCTGCCGTGCACGAG aaaACGGAGTGGAATTTTGATCCAGAAGTTGGCAAGCTAAGAAGGATTCGGTATGAACAGGAAAACGGACACTTTGGAGAATATGCAATAGAAAAATTAGGAAAGGGAATTGGATATGGAGGTTCTTGGGGAAAACTAGTAAAAGTCTAA
- the LOC139112327 gene encoding uncharacterized protein, giving the protein MHVDKILLTIILCATNVCCGEQTLIRNARTFDSSSFTWPQALFSNLPNVFPKLWPSSSQLQEWTRAGVISLLRLAFSGGSEQMHIEFKPEDGLRAAKFYQQRYGYRGERLVEQLGNGFDPDIRLNRQPSSLSTFLMPPPNPFRRASNPYNARAFKYI; this is encoded by the exons ATGCACGTTGATAAAATCCTTTTAACGATCATTCTTTGCGCG ACAAACGTATGCTGCGGCGAGCAAACCTTGATACGGAATGCCAGGACATTTGATTCATCATCTTTCACGTGGCCGCAAGCATTGTTCAGCAATTTGCCCAATGTTTTTCCAAAACTTTGGCCCAGTTCATCGCAGCTCCAGGAATGGACCAGAGCCGGTGTTATAAGTTTATTACGTCTCGCATTTTCGGGTGGTAGTGAGCAAATGCATATCGAGTTCAAGCCTGAGGATGGGTTACGCGCCGCAAAATTTTATCAACAACGATATGGATATCGCGGAGAGCGACTCGTTGAACAATTGGGAAACGGCTTCGATCCTGATATTCGACTAAACAGGCAACCTAGTAGTCTTAGTACATTCTTAATGCCTCCTCCAAATCCTTTCAGAAGAGCTAGTAATCCGTATAACGCAAGGGCattcaaatatatttga